The genomic region CCAGGTCGAGGTGCAGCGCTATCCAGACGGCACCCGGACGGCAGCCGATGCTGCAGCCGCCGTGGGCTGCCACGTGGACCAGATTGTCAAGTCCCTGGTCTTCATGGCCGACGTCCGCCCGGTGTTGGTGCTGTGCTCCGGAGGTCGCCGGGTCGACGAGGAACGCCTGGCCTCCTACCTGGGGACCGAAATTCGGATTGCCGGGGCCAGTGAGGTCCGGGCGGCGACCGGGTTCGCCATCGGGGGGACGCCACCGCTGGGACACACCGTGCCCCTCCGCACCGTCGTCGACCCACACCTCATGGACTTCGACGAGGTGTGGGCGGCCGCCGGCACTCCAGACTCCGTGTTCCCGGTGAAGCCCAAGGACCTGGTCCAGGCCACGGCGGGTGCCGTGGTGGGCGTCACCCGCTGACCCTTAGGCGTGTCCGCAACTCCCTTGGTGCCAACCAGACGCTGGGGTTCTACGATCGGGTTATGGCGATCGGCGACATCTTCACGAGGCACCCGGCCAGCGTGGGCCAGACCTGGGTCCAACACTGCCGATTCGCTCTGGCGGTTTCCAGGACCCTGACCGTGGCCGCCGTAGCGGCAGCCGTCCACGCTTTGGTGCCCGCCCTATGTGAGACGACGGCCAGCCGGGCCGTCGACCGGCTCCACGCCCAGATCCATGGACTCCGCGACGCCGATGCTGTGATGGTCGAACCCACGGAGTTCCCTCTCGCGTGAGCCCGACGTGAACTCGGCCCTCGTCGTCGAGGTCACCCGGGGCGACCGGATCGAAAGCCGGCACGAGGTGGACGCCGTCGTCGTGGACCCCTTGGGCTGCCTTGTCGGGTCGTGGGGAGAGCCCCACCGGGCGGTCCTGCCCCGGTCGGCCCTCAAGCCCATCCAGGCCCTCCCCCTGGTGGACACCGGTGCCGCCGACGCCTTCGGCCTCACCGATGCGGAACTGGCCCTGGCCTGCGCCAGCCACCAGGGTGAGCTCAGGCACGAGGAGGCGGTGACCGCCTGGTTGTCAAGGCTCCCGGGGGGCACTAGCTCCCTGGCCTGCGGGGCTCACCCACCCCTGTCCGAGGAGGCGGCCCAGGCCCTGGCGGCTTCCGGTCACCCACCGACGGCCATCCATAACAACTGCTCGGGCAAGCACGCCGGCTTCCTGACCGTGGTCGCCCACCTGGGCCTCAAGGTCGACGGGTACCTGGATCCCGGGCACCCGCTCCACGCCGACCACGTAACCCCGGCCATCG from Acidimicrobiales bacterium harbors:
- a CDS encoding DUF6356 family protein; its protein translation is MAIGDIFTRHPASVGQTWVQHCRFALAVSRTLTVAAVAAAVHALVPALCETTASRAVDRLHAQIHGLRDADAVMVEPTEFPLA
- a CDS encoding asparaginase, yielding MNSALVVEVTRGDRIESRHEVDAVVVDPLGCLVGSWGEPHRAVLPRSALKPIQALPLVDTGAADAFGLTDAELALACASHQGELRHEEAVTAWLSRLPGGTSSLACGAHPPLSEEAAQALAASGHPPTAIHNNCSGKHAGFLTVVAHLGLKVDGYLDPGHPLHADHVTPAIERTCGVDLADGRPGVDGCGIPVWSVALDRLANGWATLGESTAGSSAHRLLSAMRAEPFLVAGTGRACTRLIGTATGGTVAKAGAEGVFCAVVPDEHLGLALKVRDGGARAAEAVATWLLARLGHLDAAPFEVLVNRAGRPVGEVRVTS
- a CDS encoding YbaK/EbsC family protein → MARRSDAIERFTEEAEASGLQVEVQRYPDGTRTAADAAAAVGCHVDQIVKSLVFMADVRPVLVLCSGGRRVDEERLASYLGTEIRIAGASEVRAATGFAIGGTPPLGHTVPLRTVVDPHLMDFDEVWAAAGTPDSVFPVKPKDLVQATAGAVVGVTR